Proteins from one Mobula birostris isolate sMobBir1 chromosome 10, sMobBir1.hap1, whole genome shotgun sequence genomic window:
- the prmt5 gene encoding protein arginine N-methyltransferase 5, whose protein sequence is MAAGTRVSSGRDVNAVPDVGESLGTAGGQGFDFLCMPIVHPRFRREFCAGPAKDRPAALTRSDLLLSGRDWNTLIVGKLSPWIQADSEDEQVRRNSEEALLQELNFAAYLGVPAFLLPLQQMNNSNLARVLINHLLTGHHSTIFWIRVPLISWEDMREDLVENDPVVRSEDCSEEETTWLWWHHFRSLCDYNKRIALALEVGPDLPSDAVIDRWLGEPIKAAVLPTSIFLTNKKGFPVLSKMHQNLIYRFFKLEVQFVITGSNRHSDKEFRSYLQYLEYLNQHRPPPNSYETYAKGYEDYLQCPLQPLMDNLESQTYEIFEKDPIKYSQYQQAVYRCLLDRIPESEKDTNVHILMVLGAGRGPLVNASLRAARQADRKIKVFAIEKNINAVVTLQNWKYEEWGDQVTVVSSDMRDWQAPVKADIIVSELLGSFGDNELSPECLDGAQRFLKEDGVSIPSQYTSFLAPISSSKLYNEVRASREKDRDPEAQFEMPYVVRLHNFHQLAAPQPCFTFTHPNRGVFNNNRYKCLEFDIKLNTVLHGFAGYFETTLYKEVTLSIRPETHSPGMYSWFPILFPLKQPIPVKAGETVCARFWRCANPKKVWYEWAVTSPECSAIHNPTGRSYTIGL, encoded by the coding sequence ATGGCGGCAGGGACGCGTGTGTCGAGTGGTCGCGATGTGAATGCAGTTCCAGACGTCGGGGAGAGCCTAGGTACAGCGGGTGGGCAGGGATTCGATTTCCTCTGCATGCCCATCGTGCACCCCCGCTTCAGGAGGGAGTTCTGCGCGGGGCCGGCTAAGGACCGGCCGGCGGCCCTGACCCGCTCCGATCTGTTGCTGTCTGGCCGGGACTGGAACACGCTCATCGTGGGCAAGCTGTCGCCATGGATACAGGCGGACTCAGAGGacgagcaggtgaggagaaactcGGAAGAGGCCCTGCTGCAGGAGCTGAACTTTGCGGCCTACCTCGGTGTCCCCGCGTTCCTACTGCCGCTGCAGCAGATGAACAACAGTAACTTGGCAAGGGTGCTGATCAACCACCTGCTGACCGGACACCACTCCACGATCTTCTGGATCCGGGTGCCGCTCATCTCCTGGGAGGACATGCGGGAGGACCTAGTAGAGAATGACCCGGTGGTGCGCTCGGAGGACTGCAGCGAGGAGGAGACGACCTGGCTGTGGTGGCACCATTTCCGCTCCTTGTGCGACTACAACAAGAGGATCGCGCTGGCCCTCGAGGTCGGGCCAGATCTGCCGTCCGACGCTGTCATCGACCGCTGGCTCGGGGAGCCCATCAAGGCGGCCGTGCTGCCCACCAGCATCTTCCTGACCAACAAGAAGGGCTTCCCCGTCCTGTCCAAGATGCATCAGAACCTGATCTACCGGTTCTTCAAGCTGGAGGTGCAGTTCGTGATCACTGGGTCAAACCGTCACTCGGATAAGGAGTTCCGCTCTTACCTGCAGTACCTCGAATATCTCAACCAGCACCGACCCCCGCCCAACTCGTACGAAACCTACGCCAAGGGATACGAAGACTACCTGCAGTGCCCGTTACAGCCCCTCATGGATAACTTGGAGTCTCAGACCTACGAGATTTTCGAGAAAGACCCGATCAAATACTCGCAGTACCAACAGGCTGTCTACAGGTGTCTGCTGGACAGGATCCCGGAGAGTGAGAAGGACACAAACGTTCATATCCTGATGGTTCTGGGAGCGGGCCGGGGCCCCCTGGTCAATGCCTCTCTGCGAGCTGCCCGACAGGCTGACCGGAAGATTAAAGTGTTCGCCATTGAGAAGAACATCAATGCTGTCGTCACGCTTCAGAACTGGAAGTATGAGGAGTGGGGGGACCAGGTGACAGTGGTCTCCTCTGATATGAGGGACTGGCAGGCGCCCGTGAAGGCAGACATCATCGTTAGCGAGCTGCTGGGCTCCTTTGGAGACAACGAGCTGTCGCCAGAATGCTTGGATGGAGCGCAGAGGTTCCTGAAGGAGGATGGAGTAAGCATACCCAGCCAGTACACCTCTTTCCTCGCTCCCATCTCCTCGTCCAAGCTTTACAACGAGGTGCGCGCCAGCAGAGAGAAGGACCGCGACCCGGAGGCTCAGTTTGAAATGCCCTATGTGGTTCGACTGCACAATTTCCACCAGCTGGCTGCTCCTCAGCCCTGCTTCACTTTCACACACCCTAACAGGGGTGTCTTCAACAACAACCGCTACAAGTGCCTGGAGTTTGACATCAAGCTGAATACTGTGCTGCACGGGTTTGCCGGCTACTTTGAGACCACTCTGTACAAGGAGGTGACGCTGAGCATCCGCCCAGAGACTCACTCCCCGGGCATGTACTCCTGGTTCCCCATCCTCTTCCCCCTGAAGCAACCCATTCCTGTGAAGGCAGGGGAGACGGTGTGTGCCCGCTTCTGGAGGTGTGCCAATCCCAAGAAGGTGTGGTATGAGTGGGCAGTGACCTCGCCAGAGTGTTCTGCCATCCACAACCCTACTGGCAGATCATACACCATCGGCCTGTGA